A genomic window from Streptomyces sp. NBC_01429 includes:
- a CDS encoding cytochrome P450, which produces MAPDTLFQRITDYASRADPYPLYAELRESGVTRQADGSYLVGTYHDIAALLHDPRISSDSRNRSDQDTVPLLRRGTRPAAFIGFDDPEHDRLRRIAMRPFGPPHSPGRIDALSAEITRISDELVDGFRDRDLIDVVEDFAYPLPVTVICRLLGVPHEDVPRIHGWTNEIISSLDLTPGKDEESRRAAGLEARQAMAAYLGDLSDKRRDDPSDDMLSALVHDSGPDGRLTRTELMATATLLLIAGHETTVNLITNGVLTLLRYPDTFRQLRENPALMPGAVEELLRYEPPVHLLPQRTPLADVEVSDVTIPEGAPLILVLAAGNRDPLRFDAPDRFDPARENNQHYGFGSGVHNCFGAPLARLETQLALRTLLPRLEGFQLTEDPPPYRRSPILRGPRHLRIERVSGP; this is translated from the coding sequence ATGGCCCCGGACACTCTTTTCCAGCGCATCACGGACTACGCGAGCCGCGCCGACCCCTATCCGCTGTACGCCGAACTCCGTGAGAGCGGGGTGACGCGACAGGCCGACGGCAGCTATCTGGTCGGGACGTACCACGATATCGCCGCGCTGCTCCACGACCCGCGGATCAGCTCGGACTCCCGCAACCGCAGCGACCAGGACACGGTCCCCCTGCTCAGGAGGGGCACGCGGCCGGCCGCCTTCATCGGCTTCGACGACCCCGAGCACGACCGGCTCCGCCGTATCGCGATGCGGCCCTTCGGACCGCCCCATTCCCCGGGCCGGATCGACGCCCTGAGCGCCGAGATCACCCGGATCTCCGACGAACTGGTCGACGGTTTCCGGGACAGGGACCTGATCGACGTCGTCGAGGACTTCGCCTACCCCCTCCCCGTCACCGTGATCTGCCGGCTGCTCGGTGTGCCGCACGAGGACGTACCCAGGATCCACGGCTGGACGAACGAGATCATCTCCAGTCTCGACCTGACGCCCGGAAAGGACGAGGAAAGCCGCCGCGCAGCCGGGCTGGAGGCCCGGCAGGCGATGGCGGCGTACCTCGGGGACCTCTCCGACAAGCGCCGTGACGACCCGTCGGACGACATGCTCTCCGCCCTCGTGCACGACTCCGGCCCCGACGGGCGCCTCACCAGGACTGAGCTGATGGCGACCGCGACGCTGCTGCTCATCGCCGGGCACGAGACGACGGTCAACCTCATCACCAACGGGGTGCTCACGCTGCTGCGTTACCCCGACACCTTCCGGCAACTGCGCGAGAACCCCGCGCTGATGCCCGGCGCGGTCGAGGAACTCCTGCGCTACGAGCCCCCTGTGCACCTGCTCCCGCAGCGCACCCCGCTCGCCGATGTCGAAGTCTCGGACGTCACCATCCCCGAAGGCGCCCCACTGATCCTCGTCCTCGCCGCAGGCAACCGGGATCCGCTGCGGTTCGACGCGCCGGACCGCTTCGACCCGGCCCGCGAGAACAACCAGCACTACGGCTTCGGCAGCGGCGTCCACAACTGCTTCGGCGCGCCACTCGCGCGTCTGGAGACCCAACTCGCCCTGCGCACACTCCTCCCGCGGCTGGAAGGCTTCCAACTGACCGAGGACCCGCCGCCGTACCGCCGCAGCCCCATCCTGCGCGGCCCCCGGCATCTCAGGATCGAGCGCGTGTCAGGGCCGTAG
- a CDS encoding NAD(P)/FAD-dependent oxidoreductase, which produces MNGEPRSGRIVIVGASLAGLRAAETLRDEGFTGSLTLVGEEPQPPYDRPPLSKQVLLGRTRAGDVGLPLRREVDARWKLGVRAEGVDPVGRQVILADGERLPFDRLLIATGTRARPWPNPSEARLDGVLTLRTSEDAAALSARLDAGPRRVLVIGAGFTGSEIASACRERGLEVTVAERGPAPLVGALGGTLGAFAAGLQRAHGVDLRCGVTVTSLKGDHGRLTGATFSDGSRIEADVAVVALGAVRNTEWLAGSDLAAGPRGVACDAGCRAFNMYGIVTDDVFVAGDVARFPHPLFEYQMLALEHWGNAVAQAEVAAHNMVAMAPDRRPHLAVPAFWSSQFGVNIKSVGVPTFSDRVVIAQGSLREGRLVAVYGYRGRITAAVSVNRAKWLEHYQHLIETAAPFPPGRGAADRSEPAEPVPSDVPDPQLLSHGPTVALTGHLPDRRLTLVRHDPPPAVAHRP; this is translated from the coding sequence GTGAACGGTGAACCGAGAAGTGGCCGGATCGTCATCGTCGGGGCGTCACTGGCCGGTCTGCGCGCCGCCGAGACGCTGCGCGACGAAGGCTTCACCGGATCGCTGACGCTGGTCGGCGAGGAGCCACAGCCCCCGTACGACAGGCCGCCGCTCTCCAAGCAGGTGCTGCTCGGGCGGACCCGGGCGGGGGACGTCGGGCTGCCGCTGCGCCGCGAGGTGGACGCCCGATGGAAGCTCGGAGTACGGGCGGAGGGGGTCGACCCGGTCGGCAGGCAGGTGATCCTCGCCGACGGCGAGCGTCTGCCGTTCGACCGGCTGCTGATCGCCACCGGAACCCGGGCCCGTCCCTGGCCGAACCCCTCGGAGGCCCGCCTCGACGGCGTACTGACGCTGCGTACGAGCGAGGACGCCGCGGCGCTCTCGGCCCGGCTCGACGCCGGACCGCGCCGGGTCCTGGTGATCGGCGCCGGGTTCACCGGCTCGGAGATCGCCTCCGCCTGCCGGGAGCGCGGCCTGGAGGTGACGGTCGCCGAGCGCGGGCCCGCGCCGCTCGTCGGCGCGCTGGGCGGAACGCTCGGCGCGTTCGCCGCCGGGTTACAGCGCGCGCACGGCGTCGATCTGCGCTGCGGTGTGACGGTCACCTCGCTGAAGGGCGACCACGGACGGCTGACGGGCGCCACGTTCTCCGACGGCAGCCGGATCGAGGCCGATGTCGCCGTGGTCGCCCTGGGCGCCGTCCGCAACACCGAGTGGCTCGCCGGATCGGACCTGGCCGCGGGCCCACGGGGCGTCGCGTGCGACGCGGGATGCCGCGCGTTCAACATGTACGGGATCGTCACCGACGATGTGTTCGTCGCCGGTGACGTCGCCCGCTTCCCGCATCCGCTGTTCGAGTACCAGATGCTCGCCCTCGAACACTGGGGCAACGCGGTCGCCCAGGCCGAGGTGGCGGCGCACAACATGGTCGCCATGGCTCCGGACCGGCGCCCGCACCTGGCGGTGCCCGCCTTCTGGTCCAGTCAGTTCGGCGTCAACATCAAGTCCGTCGGCGTGCCGACCTTCTCCGACCGCGTGGTGATCGCCCAGGGGTCGCTGCGGGAGGGCCGTCTCGTCGCGGTCTACGGCTACCGGGGGCGGATCACGGCGGCGGTCAGTGTGAACCGGGCCAAGTGGCTGGAGCACTACCAGCACCTCATCGAGACGGCGGCCCCCTTCCCGCCGGGGCGCGGCGCGGCCGACCGGTCCGAACCGGCCGAGCCCGTGCCCTCCGACGTGCCGGACCCCCAACTGCTCTCGCACGGGCCGACCGTGGCGCTCACCGGCCATCTGCCGGACCGGCGCCTGACCCTCGTCCGGCACGACCCGCCGCCCGCCGTCGCCCACCGCCCATGA
- a CDS encoding ferredoxin, with protein MQIVVDLNRCQGYAQCAFLAPEVFELHGEEALMFTPTVPDGQHERVRRAAACPVQAILVGERAGPGER; from the coding sequence ATGCAGATCGTTGTCGACCTCAATCGCTGCCAGGGATACGCGCAGTGCGCGTTCCTCGCTCCTGAGGTGTTCGAGCTGCACGGCGAGGAGGCCCTGATGTTCACGCCCACCGTCCCCGACGGTCAGCATGAGCGCGTACGCCGGGCGGCGGCATGTCCGGTGCAGGCCATCCTCGTCGGTGAGCGGGCGGGCCCCGGTGAACGGTGA
- a CDS encoding DinB family protein, producing the protein MNTSRGALLRKQFDLTWSLLDYHVQRLEPGDFLWEPAPLSWTVRPAADGTWAADWAEDEPDPVPVPTIGWLSWHIGWWWSVATDHVRGRAPRERAEITWPGDGEAAVAWLRGLRDDWLVALDGLGDGDLDATASFPVPDDPGFTVADTLAWVNAELMKNVAEIGQLRLIRAAQGSATGPL; encoded by the coding sequence GTGAACACGTCGCGAGGTGCCCTGCTCCGGAAACAGTTCGATCTGACCTGGTCGCTCCTCGACTATCACGTACAACGGCTGGAGCCCGGCGACTTCCTCTGGGAACCGGCACCCCTCTCCTGGACCGTACGGCCCGCTGCCGACGGGACCTGGGCGGCGGACTGGGCGGAGGACGAGCCCGACCCTGTACCCGTTCCCACGATCGGCTGGCTGAGCTGGCACATCGGCTGGTGGTGGAGCGTGGCGACCGACCACGTGCGGGGGCGGGCTCCCCGGGAGCGGGCCGAGATCACCTGGCCCGGTGACGGCGAGGCGGCCGTCGCGTGGCTGCGCGGGCTGCGGGACGACTGGCTCGTGGCGCTCGACGGCCTCGGCGACGGCGATCTGGACGCGACGGCCTCGTTCCCCGTACCGGACGATCCGGGGTTCACCGTGGCGGACACGCTCGCCTGGGTGAACGCCGAGCTGATGAAGAACGTCGCCGAGATCGGCCAACTCCGTCTGATCCGCGCCGCCCAAGGGTCCGCCACCGGACCCCTTTGA
- a CDS encoding DUF5133 domain-containing protein — MLTPDPKFLRLLLSRYATLRISLLERDSADTQRALEEVNRTLCAATATRTVSDAIVAADAVLEQAHQAEAPRPASAGPGRPLAA; from the coding sequence ATGCTCACCCCTGACCCCAAGTTCCTGCGACTCCTCCTGTCCCGCTACGCGACCCTGCGCATCTCACTCCTGGAACGCGACTCGGCGGACACACAGCGCGCGCTGGAGGAGGTCAACCGCACCCTGTGCGCGGCCACCGCCACCCGGACCGTCAGTGACGCGATCGTCGCCGCCGACGCGGTCCTCGAACAGGCTCACCAGGCCGAAGCCCCTCGCCCGGCGTCTGCCGGGCCGGGTCGGCCACTGGCCGCCTGA
- a CDS encoding protein kinase domain-containing protein has translation MGRLGAGGMGDVYLGRTPGGRPAAVKVISDRLRDDPQALNRFRREVDTLRTVHSAYTAALIDAEVTTPPYWMATEYIPGPTLYDAVMKTGPLPLELCRAVLAALAEGLADIHVHGVLHRDIKPQNVILSGTGPQLIDFGIARGAEPSDLTQANVTIGTPGFIAPETITQSETGPAADVFALGATLAYALTGRPPYGEGSMITVSYRTVHEEVDLRGVPAEMSELITACTHRDPALRPDPQRIVELCQSRIDLVQHPAYQQAAAAAAASPAGVPTPPPTPPAATAYIASPAVADAATMPGTRLTPPPATALDTTGPAGEAAPAAPRSAWRGRRRLWLIPGAVVTAGALAAALFVLQDSGGGAEAKADGPSAPRGADRSESADAGASEPAQDAGETGSDTPEAVPPESLVVPAPHTLRIGEFLRSARAKLVLQKDGNLVVYDENGEARWSSGVFGSDFSTVFQEDGNLVVYSADAEAVWASNTGGAEGSVLELRADGNVVITKDGQDVWQTDTAH, from the coding sequence GTGGGCCGACTCGGTGCCGGCGGCATGGGAGACGTGTACCTGGGCCGTACCCCTGGCGGTCGGCCTGCCGCCGTAAAGGTGATCAGCGACCGCCTCCGGGACGACCCGCAGGCACTGAACCGGTTCCGCCGCGAGGTGGATACGCTCCGTACCGTGCACAGCGCGTACACTGCGGCCCTCATCGACGCGGAAGTGACCACGCCGCCGTACTGGATGGCCACCGAGTACATACCGGGGCCGACCCTCTACGACGCGGTCATGAAGACCGGACCACTGCCGTTGGAGCTGTGCCGGGCGGTATTGGCCGCACTCGCCGAGGGGCTGGCCGACATCCACGTCCACGGGGTGCTGCACCGTGACATCAAGCCGCAGAACGTCATTCTCTCCGGTACCGGGCCCCAGCTCATCGACTTCGGCATCGCCCGGGGCGCCGAACCCTCCGACCTCACCCAGGCCAATGTCACCATCGGCACGCCCGGGTTCATCGCTCCCGAGACGATCACGCAGAGCGAGACCGGCCCCGCGGCGGACGTCTTCGCGCTCGGCGCCACCCTCGCGTACGCCCTCACCGGCCGCCCGCCGTACGGCGAGGGATCCATGATCACAGTCTCCTACCGCACGGTTCACGAGGAGGTGGACCTGCGCGGCGTGCCCGCCGAGATGAGCGAGCTGATCACGGCGTGCACCCACCGGGACCCGGCGCTGCGCCCCGACCCGCAGCGGATCGTGGAGCTCTGCCAGTCCCGCATCGACCTCGTACAGCACCCGGCCTACCAGCAGGCCGCGGCCGCGGCCGCGGCGTCCCCGGCCGGTGTTCCGACGCCGCCCCCCACGCCTCCGGCGGCCACCGCGTACATCGCGTCCCCGGCCGTCGCGGACGCCGCGACGATGCCCGGGACGCGTCTGACGCCACCACCGGCAACCGCGTTGGACACCACGGGACCGGCCGGGGAGGCCGCACCGGCCGCGCCGAGGTCCGCGTGGCGCGGTCGCCGCCGGCTGTGGCTCATTCCCGGCGCCGTGGTGACGGCCGGGGCCCTGGCGGCGGCGCTGTTCGTGCTCCAGGACTCCGGCGGGGGAGCGGAGGCCAAGGCGGACGGCCCGTCCGCTCCGCGAGGCGCGGACCGCTCCGAGAGCGCGGACGCAGGCGCGAGCGAGCCGGCTCAAGACGCCGGGGAGACCGGTTCGGACACCCCGGAGGCCGTGCCACCGGAATCGCTGGTCGTCCCGGCTCCGCACACCCTGCGCATCGGCGAGTTCCTGCGGTCGGCGCGCGCGAAGCTGGTCCTGCAGAAGGACGGCAACCTGGTCGTCTACGACGAGAACGGGGAGGCTCGCTGGTCGAGCGGCGTGTTCGGCAGCGACTTCAGCACCGTCTTTCAGGAGGACGGCAACCTGGTGGTCTACAGCGCCGACGCGGAAGCGGTGTGGGCGAGCAACACGGGGGGCGCCGAAGGCTCCGTACTCGAACTCCGCGCCGACGGCAACGTTGTCATCACCAAGGACGGCCAAGACGTCTGGCAGACGGATACGGCCCACTGA
- a CDS encoding YjbQ family protein: MSHAFTTKILRLTTGTEETVTDLTHACAEFLRETAAGRDGLLNIFVPHATAGVAVIETGAGSDDDLLAALRTLLPADDRWHHRHGAPGHGRDHVLPALVPPHATLPVVAGRLELGTWQSVCLVDTNVDNADRQVRLSFLG, from the coding sequence ATGTCTCACGCGTTCACCACCAAGATCCTGCGTCTCACCACCGGCACCGAGGAGACGGTGACCGATCTGACCCACGCCTGCGCGGAATTCCTCCGGGAGACGGCGGCGGGCCGGGACGGCCTCCTGAACATCTTCGTGCCGCACGCCACCGCGGGAGTGGCGGTCATCGAAACGGGCGCAGGCAGCGACGACGATCTGCTCGCGGCCCTGCGGACCCTGCTCCCCGCCGACGACCGCTGGCATCACCGCCACGGCGCCCCGGGCCATGGCAGGGACCATGTCCTCCCCGCCCTCGTACCGCCCCACGCGACGCTGCCGGTGGTCGCGGGCCGACTGGAGCTGGGCACCTGGCAGTCGGTCTGCCTGGTCGACACCAATGTCGACAATGCCGACCGTCAGGTGCGGCTGAGTTTCCTCGGCTGA